In Pantoea sp. Ep11b, the following are encoded in one genomic region:
- a CDS encoding CitMHS family transporter, translated as MLTILGFSMVVCFMYLIMTRRMSALIALILIPTLFALIGGFHAGLGAMMLDGVKKLAPTGVMLTFSILYFGLMIDAGLFDPLVRFILRLVRGDPLKVLVGTAILTLLVSLDGDSSTTYMIAIAAFLPLYHRLGMNVLMMTCLVNLASGIMNLSPWGGPTARAAAALRIDALDIFIPMLPAMLLACASLVAMAVLFGLRERKRLGVMSMKEHHLDNIELGLGDAEECAANRRPKMFWPNFILTTVLLVLLVIGLMPIQILFMLAFAIAVMLNYPTLEEQKARISAHAGNVLAVTSLIFAAGIFTGILSGTGMVDAMAKSLLAVIPHSFGPYLALFTALVSLPFTFFMSNDAFYFGILPVIAQTAASYGITAEEIARASIVGQPFHLLSPLVPSVYLLVGLAKVDIGDHQRFAIKWGILVSLVLMAGGLITGAFPLFHR; from the coding sequence TTGCTGACGATACTGGGTTTTTCCATGGTGGTCTGCTTCATGTACCTGATCATGACCAGGCGCATGTCCGCCCTGATTGCGCTGATCCTGATCCCCACCCTGTTTGCGCTGATAGGCGGTTTTCACGCGGGCCTGGGTGCCATGATGCTGGATGGCGTCAAAAAACTGGCCCCCACCGGCGTGATGCTGACCTTCTCCATACTCTATTTCGGTCTGATGATCGATGCCGGACTGTTTGATCCGCTGGTGCGTTTTATTCTCCGGCTGGTGCGCGGAGACCCGCTCAAAGTGCTGGTGGGAACGGCGATTTTAACCCTGCTGGTCTCGCTGGATGGTGACAGTTCGACCACCTATATGATCGCCATTGCCGCTTTCCTGCCGCTCTATCACCGGCTGGGTATGAACGTACTGATGATGACCTGCCTGGTCAATCTCGCCAGCGGTATCATGAACCTCTCACCCTGGGGCGGACCGACGGCCCGTGCTGCCGCGGCGCTGCGCATCGACGCTCTCGACATCTTTATTCCAATGCTGCCTGCCATGCTGCTGGCGTGCGCCAGTCTGGTGGCGATGGCGGTGCTGTTTGGTCTGCGTGAGCGTAAGCGTTTAGGCGTGATGAGCATGAAAGAGCATCATCTGGACAACATTGAGCTGGGGCTGGGCGACGCCGAAGAGTGCGCCGCCAACCGCCGTCCAAAGATGTTCTGGCCGAACTTCATTCTGACCACCGTGCTGCTGGTGCTGCTGGTCATCGGCTTAATGCCGATTCAGATCCTGTTTATGCTGGCGTTTGCGATTGCCGTCATGCTCAACTATCCGACGCTGGAGGAGCAGAAAGCCCGCATCAGCGCGCACGCCGGAAACGTGCTGGCAGTGACCTCGCTGATTTTTGCCGCGGGCATTTTCACCGGGATCCTCTCCGGGACCGGCATGGTCGATGCGATGGCGAAGAGCCTGCTGGCGGTGATCCCACACAGCTTCGGGCCTTACCTGGCGCTCTTTACCGCGCTGGTCAGCCTGCCTTTCACCTTCTTTATGTCGAATGACGCCTTTTACTTCGGCATTCTCCCGGTGATCGCCCAGACGGCGGCCAGCTACGGCATTACCGCAGAAGAGATCGCCCGCGCATCTATCGTCGGTCAGCCATTCCACCTGCTGAGCCCGCTGGTGCCATCCGTTTACCTGCTGGTTGGCCTGGCGAAGGTTGATATCGGTGACCACCAGCGTTTTGCCATCAAGTGGGGAATTCTGGTCAGTCTCGTCCTGATGGCGGGCGGCCTGATCACCGGCGCTTTCCCGCTGTTCCACCGTTAA
- a CDS encoding flagellin: MLTINHNEAAANLNNARYSTESILGRTIERLSSGMRINSAKDDAAGQAIANRMTANINADAVVARGLNDAISYSQTADGGLSSIVNMLVQARALSVQAANGTLSDADRQSVNDQYQQILAGINDIADQTEIFGRYPLATNNPDLPPAKLGNVDPINTKFPVAGKSYSFTSGVIPLAYIPAGSTGISITIDSLGQDDDLQLFTRDGKHLAGTPLDGSAPDYTWSSKGINDAATADARLLTSKNGFTPGATYDSSQLLEGGTSWALAGSNSSSYNGMNITYSGDGDRYEDVASGDFNNGTNTGTRLERISLDTVTEDLIVVVVGNGSFTANLTWGNLPEPKGVPGTPPHESRPLEVITSADYGQPVQSDSIPATPSDTKALGLNNTTLLTSGDITVTMTALDGALAKVSGYQSLYGAKINRYESNRNVLAQQGVDTAAARSRIQDADYAEEASQLARSQIIQQGQTAVSKMTSKTPEMIIQLLGS; this comes from the coding sequence ATGTTAACCATCAATCATAACGAAGCCGCCGCTAACCTGAACAATGCGCGGTACAGCACTGAGTCGATTCTTGGACGAACGATTGAACGCTTATCATCAGGGATGCGGATTAACAGTGCAAAAGATGACGCGGCGGGTCAGGCGATTGCCAACCGCATGACGGCCAACATCAACGCCGATGCGGTGGTGGCGCGTGGCCTTAATGACGCGATCAGCTACTCCCAGACCGCCGATGGCGGCCTGAGCAGTATCGTCAATATGCTGGTCCAGGCTCGCGCACTTTCCGTTCAGGCCGCGAACGGTACACTGTCCGACGCCGACAGGCAAAGCGTCAACGACCAGTATCAGCAGATCCTGGCTGGCATCAACGACATCGCCGATCAGACCGAAATTTTTGGCCGCTACCCGCTGGCGACCAATAATCCCGATCTGCCACCCGCTAAACTGGGTAACGTCGACCCGATAAACACAAAATTCCCGGTGGCGGGCAAAAGCTACTCGTTTACCTCCGGCGTTATTCCGCTGGCCTATATTCCGGCAGGATCGACGGGCATATCCATCACCATCGACTCTCTGGGACAGGATGATGACCTTCAGCTGTTTACCCGTGATGGAAAGCATCTGGCCGGAACGCCGCTTGATGGTTCCGCGCCCGACTACACCTGGAGCAGCAAAGGCATAAACGATGCAGCAACCGCGGACGCCCGGCTGCTGACCAGCAAGAACGGTTTCACCCCCGGCGCGACCTATGACAGCTCGCAGCTGCTGGAAGGGGGGACGAGCTGGGCGCTGGCGGGCAGTAACAGCAGCAGCTACAACGGCATGAATATCACCTACAGCGGTGACGGCGATCGCTATGAAGATGTCGCCAGCGGCGATTTCAATAACGGCACCAACACCGGTACCCGGCTGGAGCGTATTTCGCTGGATACCGTCACTGAAGATCTGATTGTGGTTGTTGTGGGCAACGGCTCCTTCACCGCGAACCTGACCTGGGGAAACCTGCCGGAGCCCAAAGGCGTGCCCGGCACTCCGCCCCATGAGAGCCGCCCGCTGGAAGTTATCACCAGCGCCGATTATGGTCAGCCGGTGCAGTCGGATAGCATTCCCGCAACGCCGTCAGACACCAAAGCACTGGGGCTGAACAACACGACGCTGCTGACCAGTGGTGATATCACTGTCACGATGACGGCGCTGGATGGCGCGCTGGCGAAGGTCAGCGGCTATCAGTCCCTCTATGGCGCTAAGATCAATCGCTACGAGTCGAACCGTAACGTGTTAGCGCAGCAGGGTGTGGATACCGCCGCCGCACGCAGCCGTATTCAGGATGCCGATTATGCTGAAGAAGCAAGCCAGCTGGCGCGCAGCCAGATCATCCAGCAGGGTCAGACGGCCGTCAGTAAGATGACCAGTAAAACGCCGGAGATGATTATCCAGTTGTTAGGCAGCTAA
- a CDS encoding (S)-acetoin forming diacetyl reductase: protein MKNRVALVTGAGQGIGEAIALRLARDGLAVAVADFNEETAHQVAEKINQQGGKAIALKVDVSQRDQVMAAVEEARLALGGFDVIVNNAGIAPSTPIAEITEAVVDKVYNVNVKGVIWGMQAAIQAFAAEGHGGKIINACSQAGHVGNPDLAVYSSSKFAVRGLTQTAARDLAPAGITVNAFCPGIVRTPMWEEIDRQISEAAGKPAGYGTESFAKRITLGRLSEPEDVAACVAYLASSDSDYMTGQSLLIDGGMVFN from the coding sequence ATGAAAAACAGAGTGGCACTGGTGACTGGCGCAGGCCAGGGGATTGGCGAAGCGATCGCCCTGCGCCTGGCCAGAGATGGCCTGGCCGTGGCGGTGGCCGATTTTAACGAGGAGACCGCCCACCAGGTGGCGGAGAAGATCAACCAGCAGGGCGGCAAAGCGATCGCCCTGAAGGTGGATGTCTCGCAGCGTGATCAGGTTATGGCCGCGGTTGAAGAGGCGCGTCTCGCCCTGGGCGGGTTTGATGTTATCGTCAACAACGCCGGTATCGCCCCCTCCACGCCCATTGCGGAGATCACCGAAGCGGTGGTCGACAAAGTCTATAACGTCAATGTCAAAGGGGTGATCTGGGGTATGCAGGCGGCGATTCAGGCTTTCGCCGCAGAGGGGCACGGCGGCAAAATCATCAACGCCTGTTCCCAGGCGGGTCACGTCGGCAACCCGGATCTGGCGGTTTACAGCTCCAGTAAGTTTGCAGTACGCGGCCTGACACAGACCGCTGCCCGCGATTTGGCCCCGGCCGGTATCACGGTCAATGCCTTCTGTCCGGGTATTGTCAGAACGCCGATGTGGGAAGAGATAGACCGGCAGATCTCCGAAGCGGCCGGGAAACCGGCCGGTTATGGCACCGAGTCCTTTGCGAAACGCATTACGCTGGGTCGCCTCTCTGAGCCGGAGGATGTGGCCGCCTGCGTAGCCTATCTCGCCAGCTCCGACTCCGACTATATGACCGGTCAGTCGCTGCTGATCGACGGCGGCATGGTGTTTAACTGA
- the alsS gene encoding acetolactate synthase AlsS, which translates to MKTPTDTTLWTCGADLVVAQLEAQGVQHVFGIPGAKIDKVFDSLLDSSIRTIPVRHEANAAFMAAAVGRLTGNAGVALVTSGPGCSNLITGMATATSEGDPVVALGGQVKRSDSAKQVHQSMDTVAMFRPVTKYAVEVTDPAALSECLSNAFRHAEHGRGGGAFISLPQDIVDQPVTGKALSSKGRPVLGAAPDAMIDAVSRAIAGAKNPVILLGLMASQPENSEAIHDLQTRSHIPVTSTYQAAGAVRQEHFSRFAGRVGLFNNQAGDRLLQQADLVITIGYSPVEYEPAMWNSGSATLIHIDVIPAEADNRYLPDAELVGDIAATVRKLAARITTPLQLTPEAASILEDRQQQRKLLAMQGASLNQFALHPLRIVRAMQDIINSDVSLTVDMGSFHIWIARYLYSFRARQIMISNGQQTMGVALPWAIGAWLVDPQRKVVSVSGDGGFLQSSMELETAVRLKANILHIVWVDNAYNMVAMQEEKKYQRVSGVNFGPIDFKAYAEAFGAAGFAVTRAAELEPMLRQAMDVQGPAVVAVPVDYADNPLLMGQLHLSQIL; encoded by the coding sequence ATGAAAACTCCAACCGATACCACGCTCTGGACCTGCGGCGCTGACCTGGTGGTTGCGCAGCTGGAAGCGCAGGGCGTGCAGCATGTCTTTGGTATTCCTGGCGCAAAAATCGACAAGGTTTTTGATTCGCTGCTGGACTCCTCTATCCGGACCATTCCGGTTCGCCATGAAGCTAACGCCGCGTTTATGGCCGCTGCGGTAGGCCGTCTCACCGGTAATGCGGGCGTGGCACTGGTCACTTCCGGGCCGGGCTGCTCCAACCTGATCACCGGTATGGCCACCGCCACCAGCGAAGGGGATCCGGTGGTCGCCCTCGGCGGCCAGGTCAAACGCTCCGACAGTGCCAAGCAGGTCCATCAGAGCATGGACACGGTGGCGATGTTTCGCCCGGTCACCAAATATGCCGTTGAGGTCACCGATCCCGCGGCGCTTTCTGAATGTCTGTCGAACGCCTTTCGTCACGCCGAACATGGCCGGGGCGGCGGTGCCTTTATCAGCCTGCCGCAGGATATTGTCGACCAGCCGGTGACCGGCAAGGCGCTGAGCAGCAAAGGCCGCCCGGTGCTGGGTGCCGCGCCCGATGCGATGATCGACGCGGTCAGCCGGGCGATTGCCGGGGCAAAAAATCCGGTCATCCTGCTGGGCCTGATGGCGAGTCAGCCAGAGAACAGCGAGGCGATCCACGACCTGCAGACCCGCAGTCATATTCCGGTGACCAGCACCTATCAGGCAGCAGGGGCGGTCAGACAGGAGCACTTCTCACGTTTCGCCGGACGCGTCGGCCTGTTTAACAACCAGGCGGGCGATCGGCTGCTGCAACAGGCTGACCTCGTCATCACCATCGGCTACAGCCCGGTGGAATATGAACCGGCGATGTGGAACAGCGGCAGCGCCACCCTGATCCATATCGACGTTATCCCGGCTGAGGCCGACAACCGTTATCTGCCGGATGCCGAACTGGTGGGCGACATCGCCGCCACGGTGCGCAAACTGGCGGCACGGATCACCACCCCGCTGCAGCTGACCCCGGAAGCGGCCAGCATCCTGGAGGATCGGCAGCAGCAGCGTAAATTACTGGCGATGCAGGGGGCCAGCCTCAACCAGTTCGCCCTGCATCCCCTGCGCATCGTGCGCGCCATGCAGGACATCATCAACAGCGACGTGAGCCTGACGGTCGATATGGGCAGCTTCCACATCTGGATCGCCCGCTACCTCTACAGCTTCCGTGCCCGTCAGATCATGATCTCGAACGGTCAGCAGACGATGGGCGTGGCACTGCCGTGGGCGATTGGGGCCTGGCTGGTCGATCCGCAGCGCAAGGTGGTGTCGGTCTCCGGCGACGGCGGCTTCCTGCAGTCCAGCATGGAGCTGGAAACGGCCGTGCGCCTGAAAGCCAATATTCTGCATATCGTCTGGGTGGATAACGCTTACAACATGGTGGCGATGCAGGAGGAGAAAAAGTATCAGCGCGTCTCAGGCGTCAACTTTGGCCCGATCGATTTCAAAGCCTACGCCGAAGCGTTTGGCGCGGCGGGCTTTGCCGTAACCCGGGCAGCCGAACTGGAACCGATGCTGCGTCAGGCGATGGATGTTCAGGGTCCAGCGGTCGTGGCCGTGCCGGTCGATTACGCCGACAACCCGCTCCTGATGGGTCAGCTGCATCTGAGCCAGATTCTTTAA
- the budA gene encoding acetolactate decarboxylase yields MSNYVTDCSCEDQLKHTVLKLSQDAPESVIYQTSLMSALLSGVYDGNVRIADLLRKGDFGLGTFNRLDGEMIAFDSKVYQLHADGSAHPADPAQKTPFAVMTFFRPQHRYEFDQPLSREAIHQVIDRQITSDNQFCALRISGHFSRVDTRTVPCQCRPYRSMPEVLGDQPTFAFRQRAGELIGFRTPQYMQGINVAGYHEHFITDDRQGGGHILDYALERGTLTFGAISKLVVDLPQDSDFLNADLNPANLDAAIRAVES; encoded by the coding sequence ATGAGCAATTATGTAACTGATTGTTCCTGTGAGGATCAACTCAAACACACCGTCCTGAAACTTTCTCAGGATGCACCAGAAAGTGTTATCTATCAGACCTCTCTGATGAGTGCGCTGCTGAGCGGCGTGTACGACGGTAATGTCAGAATCGCTGACCTGTTGCGCAAAGGTGACTTCGGTCTGGGCACCTTTAACCGGCTGGATGGCGAGATGATCGCGTTCGACAGCAAGGTCTATCAGCTGCATGCCGACGGCAGCGCCCATCCGGCCGACCCGGCACAGAAAACCCCGTTTGCGGTGATGACCTTTTTCCGACCGCAGCACCGCTATGAGTTTGACCAGCCGCTGTCACGTGAGGCGATTCATCAGGTGATCGATCGCCAGATCACCTCTGATAACCAGTTCTGCGCGCTGCGTATCAGCGGTCATTTCAGCCGCGTCGACACCCGCACCGTGCCGTGCCAGTGCCGTCCCTATCGCTCAATGCCGGAAGTCCTGGGCGACCAGCCCACCTTTGCTTTTCGCCAGCGCGCGGGCGAGCTGATTGGTTTCCGCACGCCGCAGTATATGCAGGGGATCAACGTCGCGGGCTATCATGAACATTTCATTACCGACGACCGCCAGGGAGGGGGTCACATTCTCGACTACGCGCTGGAGCGGGGCACCCTCACCTTCGGTGCCATCAGCAAGCTGGTCGTGGATTTACCGCAGGACAGCGACTTTCTGAATGCCGACCTGAACCCCGCCAATCTTGACGCCGCGATTCGCGCGGTAGAAAGCTAA
- a CDS encoding LysR family transcriptional regulator translates to MELRHLRYFVAVAETLHFTRAAEMLGISQPPLSQQILRLEQEIGTPLLKRLTRGVELTEAGEAFLADAVQIVQLADQALENARGIARGISGQLSLGFASSVAFNPRIFTLIRQFTARYPAMTLLTREENMALLMQDLQEGLLDAAFIRLPCESSKAFNLRVISTEKMLIALPRSHPLSGTPVLALSALADETLIIFPRDVSPSLYELIVTACLRAGFARHTFQQAPQITTSLGMVAAGCGIALVPESMRCVDNPEVRFSDIENNTLFTDVAFAWRRHHPSKAVLHLLALLPDSPAAPGDAG, encoded by the coding sequence ATGGAACTGCGCCATCTGCGTTATTTTGTTGCCGTTGCTGAGACGCTTCACTTTACCCGGGCCGCCGAAATGCTGGGGATTTCGCAGCCGCCCCTGAGTCAGCAGATACTGCGGCTGGAGCAGGAGATTGGCACGCCGCTGTTAAAGCGGCTGACACGCGGGGTAGAGCTGACGGAAGCGGGGGAAGCCTTTCTGGCGGATGCGGTGCAGATCGTGCAGCTTGCCGACCAGGCGCTGGAGAATGCGCGCGGCATCGCGCGTGGGATCAGCGGTCAGCTCTCGCTGGGGTTTGCCAGCTCGGTGGCGTTTAATCCGCGCATCTTTACCCTGATCCGTCAGTTTACGGCGCGTTATCCGGCGATGACGCTCCTGACGCGGGAAGAGAACATGGCCCTGCTGATGCAGGATCTGCAGGAGGGATTGCTGGATGCCGCCTTTATCCGGCTGCCATGTGAAAGCAGCAAGGCATTTAATCTGCGCGTCATCTCTACGGAAAAAATGCTCATTGCCCTGCCGCGCAGCCATCCCCTCAGCGGCACGCCTGTGCTGGCGCTCTCCGCGCTGGCGGATGAGACGCTGATTATCTTTCCGCGCGACGTTTCACCCAGCCTTTATGAGCTGATCGTAACGGCCTGTCTGCGGGCCGGGTTCGCCCGTCATACTTTTCAGCAGGCGCCGCAGATCACCACTTCGCTGGGGATGGTTGCGGCGGGCTGCGGCATCGCGCTGGTTCCGGAGTCGATGCGCTGCGTCGATAACCCCGAGGTCCGCTTCAGCGACATTGAAAACAACACGCTGTTTACGGATGTTGCCTTTGCCTGGCGTCGCCATCATCCGTCAAAGGCGGTTCTGCATCTGCTGGCGCTGTTGCCGGACTCCCCGGCTGCCCCGGGCGACGCCGGTTGA
- a CDS encoding efflux RND transporter permease subunit yields the protein MNRPAGVNLSGWALTHQQLVIFFMLLIMATGVLSYEHLSRNEDPAFTIKTAVISAQWPGADVNTTVQLLTDVLEQKVQEIPSLDAVESETRAGRTVIYVNLRDDTPPSQVAGIWYQLRKKMQDVAPSLPQGVVGPAVNDEFDDTFGTIYGFTAEGFSARELRDRVDALRRSLASLPDIGKTRLLGVQEQQIVIAFSPRKLNGMGLDLQQVSDAIRAQNDVVPAGSLRTDRENIALRVSGTLTSVESLQAITLHIGDRFIPLTDLATITLQPATPPTPTFRVNGQPAIGLAISMAASGNMLDFGKQLNQRMQTLAEQLPHGITLTRVADQSSVVKSAVSGFVRILGEAVVIVLAVSFVSLGLRAGLVVAAAIPLVLAMTFTGMLLAGIGLQRISLGALIIALGLLVDDAMITVETMVARLEAGDSRWQAATWAFKTTAFPMLTGTLVMIAGFIPVGFAASSAGEYCYSLFVVITLALLCSWVVAVIFSPLTGCWLLSATSIKAHQPGWLMRGYHRLLERILRYRLVTIGAALGMLLVSLYATSFMQGEFFPASDRPELLVSLTLPASAAQAETTRRTARLEQILRGNRDVANFTSYVGSGAIRFYLPMDVLPDNENIAQLVVVAKDLAARDRLRSRLEQTLAADFGDITTRVSPLELGPPVGWPLKYRITGPDNARVRQAASQLAARLARSPLTRDVNLTAGEPERVMTLAVNQTAARAAGLASDTIAQALNTLLSGSVVTTLRDRNRLIDVVLRSNDAERQDTDTLAGLMITNASGKKIPLRQVATLNWGVDDPVIWRRQRLAAITVQTDIAPGQRAEQVSQQLAPAVASLRATLPAGYRIEEGGVVAESDKGNGSVFALLPITLCAMLLLLMLQLQRFSGMLLALSMAPFGLPGIVLAMLPAGTPLGFVALLGIIALAGIIIRNAVIMISEVDANRRAGLPASDAIREAAHHRARPIVLTACAAILGMIPIAHQVFWGPMALAIIGGLISATLVTLTVLPAALSLLLQRSAR from the coding sequence ATGAACAGACCGGCGGGCGTCAATCTCTCTGGCTGGGCGCTGACCCATCAGCAGCTGGTGATCTTTTTCATGTTGCTGATCATGGCTACAGGTGTCCTGAGTTACGAGCATCTGTCTCGCAATGAAGATCCGGCGTTCACCATCAAAACGGCGGTGATCTCGGCGCAGTGGCCCGGTGCAGATGTGAACACCACGGTGCAACTGCTCACTGACGTGCTGGAACAAAAAGTACAGGAGATCCCCTCACTGGATGCGGTTGAAAGCGAAACCCGCGCCGGACGGACGGTCATCTACGTCAACCTGCGAGATGACACACCGCCCTCGCAGGTGGCGGGCATCTGGTATCAGCTGCGCAAAAAGATGCAGGATGTCGCCCCCTCGCTGCCGCAGGGCGTGGTGGGTCCGGCAGTTAACGACGAATTTGATGATACCTTTGGCACGATTTATGGCTTTACCGCAGAGGGGTTTAGCGCCAGAGAGTTGCGCGATCGGGTCGATGCGCTGCGCCGGAGTCTCGCCAGTCTGCCCGACATCGGCAAAACGCGTCTGCTGGGCGTACAGGAGCAGCAGATCGTTATCGCCTTTTCTCCGCGCAAGCTCAACGGTATGGGGCTGGATTTGCAGCAGGTCAGCGATGCCATCCGGGCGCAGAACGACGTTGTTCCGGCAGGCAGCCTGCGCACCGATCGCGAGAATATCGCGCTGCGGGTCAGCGGCACCCTGACCTCCGTGGAGAGCCTGCAGGCGATAACCCTGCATATTGGCGACCGCTTTATACCGCTCACCGACCTGGCCACGATCACTCTGCAACCGGCCACCCCCCCGACACCAACGTTCCGGGTTAACGGCCAGCCCGCTATCGGGCTGGCGATCTCCATGGCTGCCAGCGGCAATATGCTCGATTTCGGTAAACAACTGAATCAACGCATGCAGACGCTGGCCGAACAGCTGCCGCACGGCATTACCCTCACCCGCGTGGCGGACCAGTCTTCTGTAGTAAAGAGTGCGGTCAGCGGGTTTGTGCGGATACTGGGCGAGGCGGTGGTCATCGTCCTGGCCGTCTCCTTTGTCTCGCTGGGTCTGCGTGCCGGGCTGGTGGTGGCCGCAGCTATCCCGCTGGTGCTGGCGATGACCTTTACCGGCATGTTACTGGCAGGCATCGGCCTGCAACGGATCTCACTCGGCGCACTGATCATCGCGCTGGGGCTGCTGGTGGATGATGCCATGATCACCGTCGAGACGATGGTGGCGCGGCTGGAAGCGGGCGACAGCCGATGGCAGGCTGCAACCTGGGCCTTTAAAACCACCGCATTCCCGATGCTGACGGGGACGCTGGTGATGATCGCCGGTTTTATTCCGGTCGGATTCGCCGCCTCCAGCGCGGGCGAGTATTGCTACTCCCTGTTTGTGGTGATCACCCTGGCGCTGCTCTGCTCCTGGGTCGTCGCGGTGATCTTTTCGCCGCTGACTGGCTGCTGGCTGCTGTCCGCGACGTCAATCAAGGCCCATCAGCCGGGCTGGCTGATGCGCGGCTATCATCGTCTGCTGGAGCGTATCCTGCGCTACCGGCTGGTGACGATTGGCGCGGCCCTGGGGATGCTGCTGGTCAGCCTTTACGCCACCAGCTTTATGCAGGGTGAATTTTTTCCTGCCTCCGATCGGCCGGAACTGCTGGTCAGCCTGACGCTGCCTGCCAGCGCGGCCCAGGCGGAAACCACCCGCCGTACCGCCCGGCTGGAACAGATATTGCGCGGCAATCGGGATGTGGCAAACTTCACCAGTTACGTGGGCTCGGGAGCGATACGCTTCTATCTGCCGATGGATGTGCTGCCTGACAATGAGAACATCGCGCAGCTGGTGGTGGTGGCGAAGGATCTGGCGGCGCGCGATCGACTGCGCAGCAGGCTGGAACAGACGCTGGCGGCGGATTTCGGTGACATCACCACCCGCGTCTCGCCGCTGGAGCTGGGCCCGCCGGTGGGCTGGCCGCTGAAATATCGCATCACCGGCCCGGACAATGCCCGGGTGCGGCAGGCTGCCAGCCAGCTGGCGGCGCGGCTTGCCCGCTCTCCGCTGACCCGCGACGTCAATCTCACCGCGGGCGAGCCGGAGCGGGTCATGACGCTGGCGGTTAATCAGACCGCCGCGCGCGCCGCCGGACTCGCCTCCGACACGATAGCCCAGGCGCTGAACACCCTGCTGTCCGGCAGCGTGGTGACCACCCTGCGCGATCGCAACCGGCTGATCGATGTGGTGCTGCGCAGCAATGACGCAGAGCGCCAGGATACTGACACGCTGGCCGGACTCATGATCACCAATGCCAGCGGAAAAAAGATCCCGCTGCGGCAGGTGGCGACGCTTAACTGGGGCGTGGATGATCCGGTCATCTGGCGACGTCAGCGGCTGGCCGCCATCACCGTACAGACGGATATTGCGCCCGGCCAGCGGGCAGAACAGGTTTCACAGCAGCTTGCTCCGGCCGTTGCCTCGCTGCGTGCCACGCTGCCCGCCGGATACCGCATCGAAGAGGGGGGCGTGGTGGCGGAGTCGGACAAAGGCAACGGTTCGGTGTTTGCACTGCTGCCGATCACGCTCTGCGCCATGCTGCTCCTGCTGATGCTCCAGCTGCAGCGCTTTTCCGGCATGCTGCTGGCGCTGAGCATGGCGCCGTTTGGTCTGCCCGGTATTGTGCTGGCGATGCTTCCGGCGGGAACACCGCTGGGATTTGTGGCGCTGCTGGGCATTATTGCGCTGGCAGGCATTATCATCCGCAATGCGGTGATCATGATCAGTGAAGTAGATGCCAACCGACGCGCCGGACTGCCCGCCAGTGACGCGATCAGAGAAGCCGCGCATCACCGTGCGCGGCCTATTGTGCTGACCGCCTGTGCGGCTATCCTCGGCATGATCCCGATTGCCCATCAGGTGTTCTGGGGACCGATGGCGCTGGCGATTATCGGGGGACTGATCAGCGCAACGCTGGTGACGCTCACGGTACTGCCTGCGGCGTTAAGCCTGCTGTTGCAGCGCAGTGCGCGCTGA